Proteins encoded by one window of Amaranthus tricolor cultivar Red isolate AtriRed21 chromosome 4, ASM2621246v1, whole genome shotgun sequence:
- the LOC130809607 gene encoding long chain acyl-CoA synthetase 4-like, which produces MEEKKYVVEIEKAKEAKEGKPSVGPVYRSVAAKHGFPPLLPGMETCWDIFRISVKKYPNNQMLGYNGNAGNYVWLTYKEVYDIVIKVGASIRSCGISKGGRCGIYSTNCPKWMISMQACNAHGLYSVPLYDSLGAGAVEYIICHAEVSIAFVEENKISEVLKTLSSTSKYLKTLVSFGKFKNNQKEHAERFGLAIYSWDEFLQLGNNQQFDLPTKKKSEICTIMYTSGTTSEPKGVLISNETVVTVVSGINFSLQSINEELRQDDVYLSYLPLAHIFDRVVEELFICTGASIGYWRGDVKLLSEDIRDLKPTLLCSVPRVLDRIYSGLMEKISSSGSLKRTLFNIAYSYKLTNMNKGFKQEEASPLFDKIVFSKVKEGLGGRLRLILSGGAPLASGVETFLRVVTCAHVLQGYGLTESCAASFIAQPNDMSMIGTVGPPMPNVDICLESVPEMGYDALSSTPRGEICIRGKTLFTGYYKREDLTNEVMVDGWFHTGDIGEWQPDGCMKVIDRKKNIFKLSQGEYVSVENLENTYSLASEIDAIWVYGNSFQSFLVAIVNPNKQALERWAADEHGVVDDFSSLCQNPQAKAYILTRLKEIAKENKLKGFEEIKAVHLDHIPFDMDRDLLTPTFKKKRPQLLKYYKDTIDNLYQERNEQRQSY; this is translated from the exons atggaagaaaaaaaatatgttgtGGAGATAGAGAAAGCCAAAGAAGCAAAAGAAGGGAAACCTTCAGTGGGTCCAGTTTACAGAAGTGTAGCTGCTAAACATGGTTTTCCACCACTTCTTCCTGGAATGGAAACTTGCTGGGATATTTTTCG CATATCAGTGAAGAAATACCCAAATAATCAAATGCTTGGATATAATGGAAAT GCAGGAAATTATGTTTGGTTGACATACAAGGAGGTATATGACATTGTTATTAAGGTTGGAGCATCTATTCGTAGCTGTGGTATTAGTAAa GGAGGACGATGTGGTATCTATAGTACTAATTGCCCGAAATGGATGATTAGCATGCAG GCCTGTAACGCTCATGGATTGTACAGTGTCCCTCTTTACGATTCTCTTG GTGCTGGTGCAGTGGAATATATAATATGTCATGCAGAAGTGTCTATTGCTTTTGTAGAAGAAAACAAGATTTCTGAG GTTCTCAAAACATTGTCCAGTACATCAAAGTACTTGAAAA CACTTGTGAGCTTCGGaaagtttaaaaataatcaaaaggaACATGCTGAAAGATTTGGCCTGGCTATCTACTCTTGGGATGAGTTTCTGCAACTG GGAAACAATCAACAATTTGATCTTCCTACAAAAAAGAAGAGTGAAATTtgcacaataatgtatactagTGGTACAACTAGTGAGCCCAAGGGAGTATTGATTTCCAATGAGACTGTTGTCACTGTTGTATCTGGCATTAATTTCTCATTGCAGAGCATAAATGAAGAG TTAAGGCAGGATGATGTATACCTCTCATATCTTCCTCTAGCACACATCTTCGATCGAGTGGTCGAGGAATTATTCATCTGTACCGGTGCATCAATAGGATATTGGCGAGGA GATGTGAAACTGCTGTCTGAAGACATCAGAGACCTGAAACCGACACTTCTTTGTTCTGTTCCACGCGTTTTAGACAGGATTTATTCAG GTTTGATGGAAAAGATATCTTCTTCTGGGTCTCTGAAGCGTACATTATTCAATATCGCCTACTCCTA CAAACTAACTAATATGAACAAAGGATTTAAGCAGGAAGAGGCATCCCCTCTTTTTGATAAGATTGTGTTTAGTAAG GTCAAAGAAGGTCTTGGAGGAAGACTTCGTTTGATCCTTTCCGGAGGAGCACCTCTTGCTTCCGGTGTCGAAACATTCCTGCGTGTAGTGACTTGTGCGCATGTGCTGCAAGGATATG GTCTTACAGAAAGTTGTGCAGCTTCATTCATTGCACAACCTAATGATATGTCAATGATCGGAACCGTGGGCCCTCCTATGCCAAACGTTGATATCTGCTTAGAATCCGTGCCAGAAATGGGGTATGATGCTCTTTCCAGCACTCCACGTGGAGAAATATGCATTCGAGGAAAAACCCTCTTCACTGGTTACTATAAACGAGAAGACCTCACAAACGAAGTCATGGTTGACGGATGGTTCCACACAG GGGATATAGGAGAGTGGCAACCAGATGGATGCATGAAGGTCATTGATCGTAAGAAAAACATCTTCAAGCTCTCACAGGGTGAATATGTGTCAGTTGAAAATTTAGAGAATACTTACAGTCTTGCTTCAGAAATTGATGCG ATTTGGGTTTATGGAAATAGCTTCCAATCGTTCCTCGTTGCTATTGTCAACCCTAACAAACAGGCTCTTGAACGCTGGGCAGCTGACGAACATGGAGTTGTAGATGATTTCAGTTCATTGTGTCAAAACCCTCAAGCAAAGGCCTACATCCTTACTAGACTTAAGGAGATTGCCAAAGAGAACAAG TTAAAAGGTTTTGAAGAAATCAAGGCCGTGCATCTTGATCATATACCATTTGACATGGATCGTGATCTCCTAACTCcaacttttaagaaaaagagGCCTCAATTACTTAAGTATTACAAG GATACGATTGACAACTTATACCAAGAACGAAATGAACAACGACAATCATATTAG
- the LOC130809610 gene encoding non-specific lipid-transfer protein 2-like, with protein sequence MANKIACFLGYLTILSTILTRPSLCDQSLGTTPSCTTVIASVAVCLPYITSQGSTSPSRPCCDGIKRVATMANTHENAMSICNCLKSNLADFQYNPSLVAALPKKCFVSISLPPISNDTDCSKISIGLLAIQQTQHV encoded by the exons ATGGCGAACAAAATAGCTTGTTTTCTCGGTTATTTGACCATACTCAGCACAATATTGACAAGACCAAGTCTTTGTGATCAATCACTCGGAACTACTCCTTCGTGCACAACTGTCATTGCAAGCGTTGCTGTTTGTCTACCGTATATTACTTCACAGGGATCTACTTCGCCTTCTAGGCCTTGTTGCGATGGAATTAAGCGTGTGGCAACCATGGCTAACACTCATGAAAACGCGATGAGCATCTGCAATTGCTTGAAGTCGAATTTGGCTGATTTTCAGTACAATCCTTCTCTTGTTGCTGCACTGCCTAAGAAATGTTTTGTCAGTATCAGTCTCCCTCCTATTTCCAATGATACCGATTGTTCCAA GATCAGTATTGGGCTATTGGCGATCCAACAAACTCAACACGTTTAA
- the LOC130809611 gene encoding non-specific lipid-transfer protein A-like: protein MTNKIACFLGYLAILSLLSARPILCDQSLETAPSCTIIIADAAACLPYITQDSPSPSGPCCDGIKSMAGMANTHENAMNICNCLKSNLAGFQYNPSLIAALPKKCSVNINLPPISKNIDCSKVGIRLMAIQQTQRDAKLHNLKND from the exons ATGACGAACAAAATAGCTTGTTTTCTCGGTTACTTGGCCATTCTTAGCTTGCTATCGGCAAGACCTATTCTTTGTGATCAATCACTCGAAACTGCTCCTTCGTGCACGATTATCATTGCAGATGCTGCTGCTTGCCTACCGTATATTACACAAGACTCTCCTTCACCTTCTGGGCCTTGTTGCGATGGAATCAAGAGTATGGCTGGCATGGCTAACACTCATGAGAACGCGATGAACATTTGCAATTGCTTGAAGTCGAATTTGGCTGGTTTTCAGTACAATCCTTCACTCATTGCTGCATTGCCTAAGAAATGTTCTGTCAATATCAATCTTCCCCCTATTTCCAAAAACATTGACTGCTCCAA GGTCGGTATTAGGCTAATGGCGATCCAACAAACTCAAAGAGATGCTAAGCTGCACAATCTTAAGAATGATTAG